The following are encoded in a window of Corynebacterium marinum DSM 44953 genomic DNA:
- a CDS encoding ABC transporter ATP-binding protein, whose product MELIRILVTRSRPYAGYVAAVVVLQTITTLATLYLPSLNAEIIDGGVSRGDVAYIWDRGAVMLMVSFVQVIAAVTAVWFGARTAMGLGRDLRREVFDRVSSYSAEDMGHFGTPTLITRGTNDVQQVQMVYLMILNFMVAAPIMSIGGIVMATREDAGLSWLVWVSVFVLAAIVSVLVAKLMPLFTGMQARLDRLNGILREQITGIRVVRAFTREEHETRRFDDANREITDISVRIGRIFVLMGPVITLILHLSTGAVLWFGGHRVDQGLVQVGSLTAFLQYLLQILVAVMMGTFMAMMLPRAIICARRIDEVLGREASITEPAYPVAPQYLRGEVELRNVTFTYPGADQPVLSDISFRAVPGQVTAVIGATGSGKTTLLSLLPRLYRATGGSVLIDGVEVTDLSRADLVERVSLVPQKPYLFSGTVASNLRLGAPDATDEELWEALDVAQADFVREHELGMEMPIAQGGTNVSGGQRQRLSIARMLAAKPKVHLFDDSFSALDLITDARLRTALAPRMAEATMIVVAQRVASIIHADQILVMEAGRIVARGTHEDLLESSPTYREIVESQLTPEEAR is encoded by the coding sequence GTGGAACTGATCAGAATCCTCGTCACGCGCTCGAGACCTTATGCGGGATACGTGGCGGCGGTCGTGGTGCTGCAGACCATAACGACGCTGGCCACCCTCTATCTTCCCTCGCTGAACGCCGAGATCATCGACGGCGGCGTCTCCCGGGGTGACGTCGCCTACATCTGGGACCGCGGCGCTGTGATGCTCATGGTCTCGTTTGTGCAGGTCATCGCAGCTGTCACCGCGGTGTGGTTCGGTGCACGGACCGCGATGGGGTTGGGCCGGGACCTGCGCCGGGAGGTCTTCGACCGGGTCTCCTCCTACTCGGCGGAGGACATGGGCCATTTCGGCACCCCGACCCTGATCACGCGCGGCACCAATGATGTGCAGCAGGTGCAGATGGTCTACCTGATGATCCTCAACTTCATGGTGGCCGCGCCCATCATGAGCATCGGCGGCATCGTCATGGCCACGCGGGAGGACGCCGGCCTGTCCTGGCTCGTGTGGGTCTCCGTGTTCGTGCTGGCGGCGATAGTGTCGGTGCTGGTGGCGAAGTTGATGCCGCTGTTCACCGGGATGCAGGCCCGTCTGGACCGGTTGAACGGCATCCTCCGCGAACAGATCACCGGCATCCGCGTCGTCCGCGCCTTCACCCGCGAGGAGCACGAGACGCGGCGTTTCGACGACGCGAATCGCGAGATCACCGACATCTCCGTCCGCATCGGGCGGATCTTCGTGCTCATGGGGCCCGTCATCACGCTCATCCTCCACCTCTCCACCGGCGCGGTCCTGTGGTTCGGCGGTCATCGTGTCGATCAGGGCCTGGTCCAGGTCGGTTCACTGACCGCTTTCCTGCAGTATCTGCTGCAGATTCTCGTCGCAGTCATGATGGGAACGTTCATGGCGATGATGCTGCCGCGCGCCATCATCTGCGCCCGCCGGATCGATGAGGTGCTGGGCAGGGAGGCGTCGATAACCGAACCGGCGTACCCGGTGGCCCCGCAGTACCTGCGGGGTGAGGTGGAGCTGCGCAACGTCACCTTCACCTACCCGGGCGCCGATCAGCCGGTGCTTTCCGACATCTCGTTCCGCGCCGTCCCCGGCCAGGTCACCGCAGTCATCGGCGCAACCGGATCGGGTAAGACGACGCTGCTGTCGCTGCTCCCGAGGCTGTACCGCGCCACGGGAGGTTCCGTGCTCATCGACGGCGTCGAGGTGACCGACCTGTCCCGTGCCGACCTCGTCGAACGGGTCTCACTGGTGCCGCAGAAGCCCTACCTTTTCTCCGGGACGGTGGCCTCCAACCTGCGGCTCGGGGCCCCGGACGCCACCGACGAGGAACTCTGGGAGGCACTCGACGTCGCCCAGGCGGACTTCGTGCGCGAGCACGAACTCGGGATGGAGATGCCGATCGCACAGGGCGGCACGAACGTCTCCGGCGGTCAGCGCCAACGTCTGAGCATCGCGCGCATGCTGGCGGCGAAGCCGAAGGTCCACCTCTTCGACGACTCATTCTCCGCCCTCGACCTGATCACCGATGCCAGGTTGCGCACCGCACTGGCTCCGCGCATGGCCGAGGCGACGATGATCGTGGTCGCCCAGCGCGTCGCCTCGATCATCCACGCCGACCAAATCCTGGTCATGGAGGCCGGGCGGATCGTCGCGCGCGGCACCCACGAAGACCTGCTCGAGTCCTCGCCCACCTACCGCGAGATCGTGGAGTCCCAGCTCACCCCGGAGGAGGCACGATGA
- a CDS encoding ABC transporter ATP-binding protein, protein MTEHLSEQEILELEEKVGETGWGESAPRQARAFWPSARRLIGLLAPHRMALTAVFALVAVCVMLVVWAPKVLGQAMDVIFSGVISRQLPAGLSKEQVIEGLRAQGQDTFADMASAMDLTPGQGVDFTRLGWLIVAVIGMYAGSSVFMWLQGRILNDLVMKVVYGLRADVEAKINSLPLSYFDARQRGDLLSRTTNDVDNVQQALQQAFSQLVYSVLLIIGIVIMMFSVSWQLALLALVAIPMTGVVVAVIGPRSQKQFAAQWKSTGHLNGHIEESFSGHAIVQVFGRGEVMAAEFNERNEELYRSSASAQFLAGTMMPIMQFISYLSYVGIAVVGGLRVAQGQLTLGDATAFIQYSREFNQPLGQLAGMMQMLQSGVASAERVFELLDAPSQTPDDVSATVGGRARGLVEFQNVSFSYSPEEELIRDLNLRVEPGQTAAIVGPTGAGKTTLVNLIMRFYDVTSGKILLDGVDVSTLSREDLRSQVGMVLQDAVLFEGTIMDNIRYGRLDATDEEVVEAARATYVDRFVHSLPEGYHTAISQDGGSLSAGERQLVTIARAFLARPALLILDEATSSVDTRTEVLVQRAMSALRADRTSFVIAHRLSTIRDADLILVLENGRIVEQGNHKSLLKAQGPYFRLHQSQFESEG, encoded by the coding sequence ATGACCGAGCACCTCTCGGAACAGGAGATTCTCGAGCTGGAGGAGAAGGTCGGCGAAACCGGCTGGGGCGAATCCGCACCACGCCAGGCCAGGGCCTTCTGGCCCTCCGCCCGGCGCCTCATCGGACTGCTGGCACCGCACCGCATGGCGCTGACGGCCGTCTTCGCGCTGGTCGCGGTGTGTGTGATGCTCGTCGTGTGGGCACCGAAGGTGCTGGGCCAGGCGATGGACGTCATCTTCTCGGGCGTGATCTCACGGCAGTTGCCGGCCGGGTTGTCGAAGGAACAGGTCATCGAGGGCCTGCGCGCCCAGGGGCAGGACACTTTCGCGGACATGGCCTCGGCGATGGATCTCACGCCCGGCCAGGGCGTCGACTTCACCCGCCTGGGCTGGCTCATCGTGGCGGTGATCGGCATGTACGCCGGTTCCTCAGTGTTCATGTGGCTGCAGGGGCGCATCCTCAACGACCTGGTGATGAAGGTCGTCTACGGCCTGCGCGCGGACGTCGAGGCCAAGATCAACTCCCTCCCCCTGAGCTACTTCGACGCCCGGCAGCGCGGCGACCTGCTCTCGCGCACCACCAACGACGTGGACAACGTGCAGCAGGCACTGCAACAGGCGTTCTCGCAGCTGGTGTACTCGGTACTGCTGATCATCGGCATCGTCATCATGATGTTCTCCGTGTCCTGGCAGCTGGCGCTGCTCGCGCTCGTGGCGATTCCGATGACCGGCGTGGTGGTGGCGGTGATCGGTCCCCGTTCGCAGAAGCAGTTCGCCGCCCAGTGGAAGTCCACCGGCCACCTCAACGGCCACATCGAGGAATCCTTCTCCGGCCACGCCATCGTCCAGGTCTTCGGCCGCGGCGAGGTCATGGCCGCCGAGTTCAACGAGCGCAACGAGGAACTCTACCGCTCGTCCGCCTCCGCGCAGTTCCTCGCGGGCACCATGATGCCGATCATGCAGTTCATCTCCTACCTCTCCTACGTCGGCATCGCCGTCGTCGGTGGGCTCCGCGTGGCCCAGGGGCAGCTGACGCTCGGTGACGCCACCGCCTTCATCCAGTACTCACGCGAATTCAACCAGCCCCTGGGCCAGCTCGCCGGCATGATGCAGATGCTCCAGTCCGGCGTCGCCTCCGCTGAGCGCGTCTTCGAGCTTCTCGACGCCCCCTCCCAGACCCCCGACGACGTCTCCGCCACCGTGGGTGGCCGGGCCCGGGGCCTGGTGGAGTTCCAGAACGTGTCATTCTCCTACTCCCCGGAGGAGGAACTGATCCGCGACCTCAACCTGCGGGTCGAACCCGGACAGACCGCCGCCATCGTGGGGCCCACGGGGGCCGGGAAGACGACCCTGGTGAACCTCATTATGCGCTTCTACGACGTCACCTCGGGGAAGATCCTGCTCGACGGCGTCGATGTCTCCACGCTGTCCCGGGAGGATCTCCGCTCCCAGGTGGGCATGGTGCTCCAGGATGCCGTGCTCTTCGAGGGCACCATCATGGACAACATCCGCTACGGGCGTCTCGACGCCACCGACGAGGAGGTCGTTGAGGCAGCCCGGGCCACCTATGTGGATCGCTTCGTCCATTCCCTGCCGGAGGGCTACCACACAGCGATCTCGCAGGACGGCGGGTCGCTGTCCGCCGGCGAACGCCAGCTCGTCACCATCGCGCGCGCCTTCCTCGCCCGGCCCGCGCTGCTGATCCTGGACGAGGCAACCTCCTCCGTGGACACCCGCACCGAGGTCCTGGTCCAGCGCGCCATGAGCGCCCTGCGCGCCGACCGCACCTCCTTCGTGATCGCCCACCGCCTGTCGACGATCCGCGACGCCGACCTCATCCTCGTCCTGGAGAACGGCCGCATCGTCGAACAGGGCAACCACAAATCCCTTCTCAAGGCGCAGGGTCCGTACTTCCGCCTGCACCAGTCCCAGTTCGAGTCGGAGGGATAG
- a CDS encoding cytochrome b/b6 domain-containing protein — translation MFVALLVVAAIAVLFARWLMGLEAVDEFVTRYPGEYALPENAPVGIPAWLGWQHFFNMFFLFLIIRTGIQINRERRPQGYWRSKRGGKKISLTLWTHLILDLLWIINGALFYVLLFATGQWMRIIPTSWDVFPNAVSAGLQYLSLDWPTHNSWVNYNSLQELAYFITVFIAAPLAIVTGYRLSAYWPKDNSSLNSAFPIALARNLHFPVMVYFVVFTVIHVFLVFATGALRNLNHMYAAEDSTNWTGFVLFVLSMAVVAVALVIVRPSLVAPLARKFGEVTAR, via the coding sequence GTGTTCGTGGCACTCCTCGTGGTGGCCGCCATTGCAGTGCTGTTCGCACGTTGGCTCATGGGGCTGGAGGCCGTGGATGAGTTCGTCACCAGGTACCCGGGCGAGTACGCCCTGCCTGAGAACGCCCCGGTGGGCATCCCCGCATGGCTGGGCTGGCAGCACTTCTTCAACATGTTCTTCCTTTTCCTGATCATCAGGACGGGCATCCAGATCAACCGGGAACGCCGGCCGCAGGGTTACTGGCGGTCGAAACGTGGGGGGAAGAAGATCAGCCTGACACTGTGGACGCATCTGATTCTGGATCTGCTGTGGATCATCAACGGTGCACTCTTCTACGTACTGTTGTTCGCCACCGGCCAGTGGATGCGGATCATCCCCACCAGCTGGGACGTGTTCCCGAATGCGGTGTCGGCCGGCCTGCAGTACCTGTCCCTGGACTGGCCGACCCACAACTCCTGGGTCAACTACAACAGCCTGCAGGAGCTGGCCTACTTCATCACCGTGTTCATCGCGGCCCCGTTGGCCATCGTCACGGGATACCGGCTCTCCGCGTACTGGCCCAAGGACAACAGCTCGCTGAACTCCGCATTTCCGATCGCTCTCGCCCGAAATCTACACTTCCCGGTGATGGTCTATTTCGTGGTATTCACCGTCATCCACGTCTTCCTGGTCTTCGCCACCGGAGCCCTGCGCAACCTCAACCACATGTACGCCGCGGAGGATTCCACCAACTGGACCGGATTCGTGCTCTTCGTGCTCTCCATGGCGGTGGTCGCCGTGGCTCTCGTCATTGTCCGGCCGTCGCTGGTGGCTCCGCTCGCCAGGAAGTTCGGTGAAGTGACTGCCCGGTGA
- a CDS encoding DUF1707 SHOCT-like domain-containing protein — MSMRYPANQPDMRLSDAERNAAMSTLGRAFSEGRLTVDEYDQRCVEIAKAEVHSDLEPLFRDIPQFQGKPGTEVGRLYSAQEIESAYREGRKTRLGLLGLTTVGSIAGSAILAGTTPLAGLLIFLIPTVWILLYIMKIGPKSWHVPSARAVDKQRIKELRTTEQLRAAELRVAEQDKLAALRAERRAQTAELTNKAMDFVNKALDRGKK, encoded by the coding sequence ATGAGTATGAGGTACCCCGCGAACCAGCCGGACATGAGACTGAGCGACGCCGAACGCAACGCCGCCATGTCCACCCTGGGGCGGGCGTTCTCGGAGGGTCGGCTGACGGTCGACGAGTACGACCAGCGGTGCGTGGAGATCGCCAAGGCGGAGGTCCACTCGGATCTGGAGCCCCTGTTCCGGGATATCCCACAGTTCCAGGGGAAACCGGGCACGGAGGTCGGCCGGCTCTATTCCGCCCAGGAAATTGAGAGCGCTTACCGCGAGGGGCGCAAGACCAGGCTCGGCCTCCTGGGCCTGACCACTGTGGGCAGCATCGCGGGCTCGGCGATCCTCGCCGGCACCACTCCCCTGGCGGGCCTGCTGATCTTCCTGATTCCGACGGTGTGGATCCTGTTGTACATCATGAAGATCGGGCCGAAGTCCTGGCATGTGCCGAGCGCGCGGGCCGTCGATAAGCAGCGGATCAAGGAGCTGCGGACGACGGAGCAGTTGCGCGCGGCCGAGCTGCGGGTGGCTGAGCAGGATAAACTGGCCGCCCTCCGGGCGGAACGGCGCGCCCAGACCGCGGAGCTGACGAACAAGGCCATGGATTTCGTGAACAAGGCGCTGGACCGCGGGAAAAAGTAG
- a CDS encoding pyridoxal phosphate-dependent aminotransferase, with protein sequence MSETDSPTPNRRRPRVFDQSNKMKDVLYEIRGPVAAEAERLEADGHHILKLNTGNPATFGFDAPDVIMRDMIAALPTAQGYSTSKGIIPARRAVVTRYELIDDFPDFDVEDVFLGNGVSELITMTTQALLNDGDEVLIPAPDYPLWTAATSLAGGKPVHYLCDEEDDWNPSIEDIRSKVNEKTKAIVVINPNNPTGAVYSREVLQKIVDVAREYQLLILADEIYDRILYDDAEHISLATLAPDLLTITYNGLSKAYRVAGYRAGWMVLTGPKEHARGFIEGLELLAGTRLCPNVPAQHGIQVALGGRQSIYALTGDGGRLLNQRNVAFEKLNEIPGVSCVKPMGALYAFPRLDPNIYEIHDDAKLMLDILRAEKILLVQGTGFNWPHTDHFRLVTLPWASQLENAIERLGNFLVSYKQ encoded by the coding sequence ATGAGCGAGACCGACTCCCCGACCCCTAACCGCCGACGTCCCCGCGTGTTCGACCAGTCGAACAAGATGAAGGACGTTCTCTACGAGATCCGAGGCCCGGTGGCGGCAGAGGCGGAGCGTCTGGAAGCGGACGGCCACCACATCCTCAAGCTGAACACGGGGAACCCGGCGACCTTCGGTTTCGACGCTCCCGACGTCATCATGCGGGACATGATCGCCGCCCTGCCGACCGCGCAGGGCTACTCCACATCGAAGGGCATCATCCCCGCCCGCCGCGCCGTGGTCACCCGTTACGAGCTGATCGACGACTTCCCGGACTTCGACGTCGAGGACGTCTTCCTGGGCAACGGCGTGTCCGAGCTCATCACCATGACCACGCAGGCCCTGCTCAACGACGGCGACGAGGTCCTCATCCCCGCCCCCGACTACCCGCTGTGGACCGCCGCCACTTCGCTGGCGGGCGGCAAGCCGGTGCACTACCTCTGCGATGAGGAGGACGACTGGAACCCCTCCATCGAGGACATCCGCTCGAAGGTCAACGAAAAGACCAAGGCCATCGTGGTGATCAACCCGAACAACCCGACTGGTGCGGTGTACTCGCGCGAGGTGCTGCAGAAAATTGTCGACGTCGCACGCGAATACCAGCTGCTCATCCTCGCCGACGAGATCTACGACCGGATCCTCTACGACGACGCCGAGCACATCTCCCTGGCCACGCTCGCACCGGATCTGCTGACCATCACCTACAACGGCTTGTCCAAGGCCTACCGCGTCGCGGGCTACCGGGCGGGCTGGATGGTGCTGACGGGTCCGAAGGAGCACGCCCGCGGCTTCATCGAGGGCCTCGAGCTGCTCGCCGGCACCCGCCTGTGCCCGAACGTGCCCGCGCAGCACGGCATCCAGGTGGCGCTGGGCGGACGGCAGTCCATCTACGCGCTCACCGGCGACGGTGGCCGCCTGCTCAACCAGCGCAACGTCGCCTTCGAGAAGCTCAACGAGATTCCCGGCGTGAGCTGCGTGAAGCCCATGGGCGCGCTCTACGCCTTCCCCCGACTGGATCCCAACATCTACGAGATCCACGACGACGCCAAACTCATGCTCGACATCCTGCGCGCCGAGAAGATCCTGCTCGTCCAGGGCACCGGCTTCAACTGGCCGCATACCGACCATTTCCGCCTGGTCACCCTCCCGTGGGCGTCCCAGCTGGAGAACGCCATCGAACGGCTGGGCAACTTCCTGGTCAGCTACAAGCAGTAG
- a CDS encoding LLM class oxidoreductase: protein MTPFSLSDAPVTSLPGFRRVFPRGRLTLGLFLPLDAGRAEHPEVDIVRQVELVRRSEAAGFAAVWLRDIPLRDPDFGDVGQVWDPVSYLGYLAASTSEIALGTGAVVAPLRHPLHLAKQAASIDHLSGGRFLFGVATGDRSSEFPAFGVEEGSRNEVFREHLRVMQQAWTTEKRGIRRSGGRMWGGDVVPKPLATRPPLLTVGSCLQSMAWHREHADAHVTYQRPLPVQQKYVAGWREEGNDKPFAMSMSLDLHPDVDAEPGPIKFGWRLGARHLIRILHELEDMGVDHVILGLKRGTRPADEVLEELIEHVLPDFRA from the coding sequence ATGACGCCCTTCTCGCTTTCCGACGCCCCCGTCACCTCCCTGCCGGGTTTCCGCCGCGTGTTCCCCCGCGGGCGCCTCACCCTCGGGCTCTTCCTTCCCCTCGACGCCGGTCGGGCGGAACACCCGGAGGTGGACATCGTCAGGCAGGTGGAGCTGGTCCGGCGGTCAGAGGCGGCCGGGTTCGCCGCCGTGTGGCTGCGCGACATCCCGCTCCGGGATCCCGACTTCGGCGACGTGGGGCAGGTGTGGGACCCGGTGAGTTACCTGGGGTACCTGGCGGCGTCGACGAGCGAGATCGCGCTGGGCACCGGCGCCGTGGTGGCGCCGCTTCGCCACCCGCTGCACCTGGCGAAGCAGGCTGCCAGCATCGACCACCTCAGCGGCGGGCGTTTCCTCTTCGGGGTGGCCACCGGCGACAGGTCGAGCGAATTTCCCGCCTTCGGGGTGGAGGAGGGCAGTCGCAACGAGGTGTTCCGCGAACATCTCCGGGTGATGCAGCAGGCATGGACCACCGAGAAACGGGGCATCCGCCGGTCAGGCGGGCGGATGTGGGGCGGCGACGTCGTCCCCAAGCCGCTGGCGACTCGTCCGCCGCTGCTCACGGTTGGTTCATGCCTGCAGTCGATGGCCTGGCACCGCGAGCACGCGGACGCTCACGTCACTTACCAGCGCCCGTTGCCCGTCCAGCAGAAGTATGTGGCCGGTTGGCGGGAGGAGGGAAATGACAAACCCTTCGCCATGTCGATGTCCCTCGACCTGCACCCGGACGTCGACGCCGAACCGGGCCCCATCAAATTCGGCTGGCGGCTCGGCGCGCGGCACCTGATCCGTATCCTGCACGAGCTGGAGGACATGGGCGTGGACCATGTCATCCTCGGCCTCAAGCGGGGCACCCGGCCCGCGGACGAGGTGCTCGAGGAACTCATCGAGCACGTCCTCCCGGACTTCCGGGCCTGA
- a CDS encoding UDP-glucose dehydrogenase family protein, whose translation MRMTVIGTGYLGATHAACMAELGHEVLGVDVDSAKIDSLKAGTVPFFEPGLPEVLARNLESGRLDFTTDYQRVADFAHVHFLGVGTPQKRGSYAADLTYVRAVIEDLVPLLHGEHIIFGKSTVPVGTADDLQELADSLAGPGTSVEIAWNPEFLREGFAVQDTISPDRIVLGVGHDGGRAEEVAREVYAASISGGTPFLVMDRVTSELVKVSANAFLATKISFINAVAEICEIAGGDVTKLADAIGYDERIGRKFLGAGLGFGGGCLPKDIRAFMARAGELGADQALTFLREVDAINMRRRDRVVQLTRQLCDGNLLGHRVTVLGAAFKPNSDDVRDSPALSVAGSLSLAGADVSVFDPQAMDNARKVFPTLNYADSAEEALEGADVVVLATEWAQFRELDPVEVGGIVGRKVIIDGRNVLPVGKWQDAGWNIQALGRTL comes from the coding sequence ATGCGTATGACTGTCATCGGCACCGGATACCTGGGTGCAACCCACGCCGCCTGCATGGCCGAGCTCGGCCACGAGGTGTTGGGCGTGGATGTGGATTCCGCCAAGATCGATTCGTTGAAGGCGGGTACCGTCCCGTTCTTCGAGCCTGGCCTGCCGGAGGTGCTCGCCCGAAACCTGGAGTCCGGCCGCCTGGACTTCACCACCGACTACCAGCGGGTCGCGGACTTCGCGCACGTGCACTTCCTGGGGGTGGGCACCCCGCAGAAGCGTGGTTCCTACGCCGCGGACCTGACCTATGTCCGCGCGGTGATCGAGGATCTGGTGCCGCTGCTCCACGGTGAGCACATCATCTTCGGCAAGTCGACCGTGCCGGTGGGCACCGCAGACGATCTGCAGGAACTTGCCGACAGCCTGGCCGGGCCCGGCACGAGCGTGGAGATCGCGTGGAACCCGGAGTTCCTGCGCGAGGGCTTCGCGGTCCAGGACACCATCTCCCCGGACCGCATCGTGCTGGGTGTCGGCCACGACGGGGGCCGGGCGGAGGAGGTCGCCCGCGAGGTGTACGCGGCGTCGATAAGCGGCGGGACGCCGTTCCTCGTGATGGACCGGGTGACCTCGGAGCTGGTGAAGGTCTCGGCGAACGCTTTTTTGGCCACGAAGATCTCTTTCATCAACGCCGTGGCCGAGATCTGCGAGATCGCCGGCGGCGACGTGACGAAGCTGGCCGACGCCATCGGTTACGACGAGCGCATCGGGCGGAAGTTCCTCGGCGCCGGTCTGGGCTTCGGCGGCGGCTGTCTGCCCAAGGACATCCGGGCGTTCATGGCGCGCGCCGGCGAGCTGGGGGCAGATCAGGCGCTGACGTTCCTGCGGGAGGTCGACGCGATCAACATGCGCCGCCGCGACCGGGTGGTGCAGCTGACCCGGCAGCTGTGCGACGGCAACCTGCTCGGCCACCGCGTCACCGTCCTGGGGGCGGCGTTCAAGCCGAACTCGGACGACGTGCGGGATTCGCCGGCGCTGTCGGTGGCCGGTTCCCTGTCGCTGGCGGGTGCGGATGTGTCCGTGTTCGACCCCCAGGCCATGGATAACGCGCGGAAGGTGTTCCCGACGCTGAACTACGCGGATTCGGCCGAGGAGGCGCTCGAGGGCGCCGACGTGGTGGTCCTGGCCACGGAGTGGGCCCAGTTCCGGGAGCTCGATCCGGTCGAGGTCGGCGGGATTGTCGGCCGGAAAGTCATCATTGACGGCCGCAACGTCCTGCCCGTTGGGAAGTGGCAGGACGCGGGCTGGAACATCCAGGCCCTCGGCCGAACCCTCTAG
- the dcd gene encoding dCTP deaminase: MLLSDRDIRSAIESGDLGIEPFDPDNIQPSSVDVRMDRFFRVFNNSKYTHIDPKLRQDELTSLVEVEEGESFVLHPGEFVLASTLEKFTLPDNLAGRLEGKSSLGRLGLLTHSTAGFIDPGFSGYITLELSNVANLPMTLWPGMKVGQLALFAMSSPAEVPYGSGKLGSKYQGQRGPTPSKAYLNFL, encoded by the coding sequence GTGCTTCTCTCCGATCGTGACATCCGTTCAGCCATCGAATCCGGCGACCTGGGGATCGAGCCCTTCGACCCGGACAACATCCAGCCCTCGAGCGTGGATGTCCGCATGGACCGTTTCTTCCGGGTGTTCAACAACTCCAAGTACACCCACATCGACCCGAAGCTGCGGCAGGACGAGCTGACCAGCCTGGTGGAGGTCGAGGAGGGGGAGTCCTTCGTCCTGCACCCGGGGGAGTTCGTGCTCGCCTCCACGCTGGAGAAGTTCACTTTGCCGGACAACCTGGCGGGCCGCCTCGAGGGCAAGTCCTCCCTGGGGCGTCTGGGGCTGCTCACGCACTCGACGGCCGGGTTCATCGACCCGGGTTTCTCCGGCTACATCACCTTGGAGCTCTCGAATGTCGCCAACCTGCCCATGACGCTGTGGCCGGGGATGAAGGTGGGGCAGCTGGCCCTGTTCGCCATGTCCTCGCCGGCTGAGGTGCCCTACGGCTCCGGGAAGCTGGGGTCGAAGTACCAGGGGCAGCGCGGCCCGACGCCGTCGAAGGCGTACCTGAATTTTCTCTGA
- a CDS encoding DUF2200 domain-containing protein, with the protein MSERLFAYPFADIWQLYVAKVERKGRTVAELEQVVGWLTGYTGDQLRTFEGDLRDFFAVAPALNSNVGLIKGVVCGVRVEDIEDPLMQQIRWMDKLVDELARGKKMSNILRG; encoded by the coding sequence ATGTCGGAGCGGCTCTTCGCCTACCCCTTCGCCGACATCTGGCAGCTCTACGTGGCCAAGGTCGAGCGCAAGGGCCGGACCGTGGCGGAACTCGAGCAGGTCGTCGGGTGGCTCACGGGCTACACCGGTGACCAGCTGCGCACCTTCGAGGGGGATCTGCGCGACTTCTTCGCCGTGGCGCCGGCCCTGAACAGCAACGTCGGCCTGATCAAGGGCGTCGTCTGCGGTGTGCGGGTCGAGGACATCGAGGACCCGCTCATGCAGCAGATCCGCTGGATGGACAAGCTCGTCGACGAGCTCGCCCGCGGGAAGAAGATGTCCAACATTCTGCGGGGCTGA